From Rutidosis leptorrhynchoides isolate AG116_Rl617_1_P2 chromosome 3, CSIRO_AGI_Rlap_v1, whole genome shotgun sequence, a single genomic window includes:
- the LOC139896412 gene encoding uncharacterized protein — translation MFLTELLTLLCLMYCRFHTDLLLGLMFVGCKIRLSQHPIFLLFKGYSPFPVKFPSDPIGVVVLCLLSPCTSISSIGVHCLIPLFTLILKFHGGFIFLPVVTLIHQKKVYFDFFAVEADGQE, via the exons ATGTTTCTGACCGAACTTTTAACTTTGTTGTGTTTAATGTATTGTAGGTTTCATACAGATTTACTTTTGGGCCTAATGTTTGTGGGTTGTAAAATCAGGTTGTCGCAGCATCCTATCTTTCTCCTGTTTAAAG GATATAGCCCTTTCCCTGTTAAGTTTCCATCTGACCCGATTGGT GTTGTGGTCCTTTGTCTACTTAGTCCATGTACTTCTATTTCTTCCATAGGTGTTCATTGTCTAATTCCCCTGTTCACCTTGATCCTGAAG TTCCATGGCGGATTCATTTTTTTACCTGTAGTTACTCTCATTCATCAAAAGAAG GTTTATTTCGACTTCTTTGCCGTTGAAGCAGATGGCCAGGAATAG